A portion of the Chlamydia caviae GPIC genome contains these proteins:
- a CDS encoding LL-diaminopimelate aminotransferase, with product MQRNNNFSKLETSYLFSSIRQKIRAFREAHPDVSIIDLSIGDTTQPLHTAVMDTFTKSVQKLGNPETYRGYGPELGLSTLREKLSEVFYQGKVSPEEIFISDGAKMDIFRLLSLFGPGKTIAVQDPSYPVYIDTALLAGAKKVIKLPCRKETDFFPVIPQGEEIDIFCLCSPNNPTGTVLTKEQLEELITYANSHGSIILFDAAYSAFISDPSLPKSIFEIPEARSCAIEINSFSKSLGFSGVRLGWNVVPKDLRYSNGLPIIDDWKRFLHTTFNGASLPVQEAAITGASLFPNLEAIAHYRHNSSLLREALQKAEFSVYGGEHAPYLWVEVPKILPDEDFFDFFLTQYHIAITPGKGFGACGKGYVRFSSLGKIEDIMAACQRLTLTSVYDRMV from the coding sequence ATGCAAAGAAACAATAATTTTTCAAAATTAGAAACCAGCTATCTTTTCTCTAGCATTCGTCAAAAAATCCGCGCTTTTCGTGAAGCACACCCTGACGTCTCTATTATAGACCTGTCTATAGGAGATACGACCCAACCGCTGCACACAGCGGTCATGGACACCTTTACAAAATCTGTACAGAAGTTAGGGAATCCTGAAACCTACCGCGGCTATGGTCCTGAGCTAGGCTTATCAACTTTAAGAGAAAAACTCTCTGAGGTGTTCTATCAGGGGAAAGTATCTCCTGAAGAGATTTTCATCTCAGACGGAGCAAAAATGGATATTTTCCGTCTGCTATCTCTATTTGGTCCGGGGAAAACGATAGCGGTTCAAGATCCTTCCTACCCTGTGTATATCGATACAGCCCTCCTTGCAGGAGCAAAAAAGGTTATTAAACTTCCCTGTAGAAAAGAAACTGATTTCTTTCCTGTGATTCCTCAAGGAGAGGAGATTGATATTTTCTGTTTATGCTCTCCTAACAATCCCACGGGAACTGTATTGACTAAAGAGCAGCTCGAAGAACTTATCACCTATGCAAACTCTCACGGAAGTATCATTCTCTTTGATGCTGCCTATAGCGCATTCATCTCTGATCCTTCCTTACCAAAAAGTATCTTTGAGATTCCTGAAGCACGTTCTTGCGCTATAGAAATTAACTCTTTCTCTAAGTCTTTAGGGTTTTCAGGAGTGCGTTTGGGATGGAATGTTGTTCCCAAAGACCTGCGCTATAGCAATGGTCTTCCTATAATTGACGATTGGAAACGTTTCCTGCATACGACGTTTAATGGGGCTTCTTTACCCGTTCAAGAAGCCGCAATTACTGGGGCTTCTTTATTTCCAAATTTAGAGGCTATTGCCCATTATCGCCACAACAGTTCACTATTGCGTGAGGCTTTACAAAAAGCTGAGTTTTCTGTGTACGGAGGTGAACACGCTCCCTATCTTTGGGTTGAAGTCCCTAAAATCCTCCCCGATGAAGATTTTTTTGACTTTTTCTTAACTCAGTATCATATTGCCATCACTCCTGGTAAAGGATTTGGCGCGTGTGGAAAAGGCTATGTTCGTTTTTCTTCTTTAGGGAAAATTGAAGACATTATGGCAGCTTGCCAACGGTTAACTCTAACATCTGTATATGATAGAATGGTGTAG